The following proteins are encoded in a genomic region of Actinomadura sp. NAK00032:
- a CDS encoding phosphatase PAP2 family protein, with the protein MLTAPPVWRELLLVVLFYTGYTLTRIVLVQDGTGPAFAHAEDILRLERYLGMDVELHLNHTLLAVPWLARTANIFYATMHFIVTLGVVVWLYRYRPQHYRWLRTSIMVATGVALIGFWLYPLAPPRFLHSEGFVDPVTALHSLGLYASDASGSLTNQYAAMPSMHAGWALWCGFILVRLASRPWAKILGALYPATTVFVILSTANHYVLDAVAGMALIGGALWVSWLLYARCPVPILIARARITHRLAQRTGRGTASRSGAGRAAPCRASRP; encoded by the coding sequence GTGCTCACCGCGCCTCCGGTCTGGCGTGAGCTTCTGCTGGTCGTCCTCTTCTACACCGGCTATACGCTGACGCGCATCGTCCTGGTTCAGGACGGCACGGGCCCGGCGTTCGCCCACGCTGAGGACATCCTGCGCCTGGAACGCTACCTGGGGATGGACGTTGAGCTGCACCTGAACCACACACTGCTGGCCGTGCCGTGGCTCGCGCGGACCGCCAACATCTTCTACGCCACGATGCACTTCATCGTGACGCTCGGCGTCGTCGTCTGGCTCTACCGCTACCGGCCGCAGCACTACCGGTGGCTCCGCACGTCCATCATGGTCGCCACCGGGGTGGCGCTGATCGGCTTCTGGCTGTACCCGCTCGCCCCGCCGAGGTTCCTGCACAGCGAGGGCTTCGTCGACCCGGTGACCGCGCTGCACTCGCTCGGCCTGTACGCCAGCGACGCCTCCGGAAGCCTGACCAACCAGTACGCGGCGATGCCGTCGATGCACGCCGGCTGGGCGCTGTGGTGCGGGTTCATCCTGGTCAGGCTGGCGTCGCGGCCGTGGGCGAAGATCCTCGGCGCGCTGTACCCCGCGACGACGGTGTTCGTGATCCTGTCCACCGCCAACCACTACGTGCTGGACGCGGTGGCGGGGATGGCGCTGATCGGCGGCGCGCTGTGGGTGTCGTGGCTGCTCTACGCGCGCTGCCCCGTGCCGATCCTCATCGCGCGGGCCCGGATCACGCACCGGCTCGCGCAGCGCACCGGCCGGGGCACCGCGAGCCGGTCCGGGGCGGGCAGAGCCGCCCCCTGCCGGGCGAGCCGGCCCTGA
- the glnA gene encoding type I glutamate--ammonia ligase, whose amino-acid sequence MDRQQEFVLRTLEERDIRFIRLWFTDVLGFLKSVAVAPAELEGAFGEGIGFDGSAIEGFARVYEADMIAKPDPSTFQVLPWRSESPGVGRMFCDILMPDGAPSFADPRYVLKRALSRAADLGFTFYTHPEIEFFLLNDKPEDGSEPEPADSGGYFDHTPHSAAHDFRRNAIMMLEAMGISVEYSHHEGAPGQQEIDLRYADALTTADNIMTFRLVMKEVALEQGVNASFMPKPFTEHPGSGMHTHMSLFEGDRNAFYEPGAEFKLSKVGRAFIAGLLRHSAEITAVCNQWVNSYKRLWGNVGSAAGAGGEAPSYICWGHNNRSALVRVPMYKPHKGHSTRIEFRSLDTAANPYLAFAAILGAGLKGIEEGYELPPGAEDDVWALTVAERRALGIEPLPQNLDEAIHAMERSELVADVLGEHVFDFFLRNKRQEWEDYRRQVTEFERKRLLAVL is encoded by the coding sequence TTGGACCGTCAGCAGGAGTTCGTGCTCCGCACGCTGGAGGAGCGCGACATCCGCTTCATCCGGCTGTGGTTCACCGACGTGCTCGGGTTCCTGAAGTCGGTGGCCGTCGCGCCCGCCGAGCTGGAGGGCGCGTTCGGCGAGGGCATCGGCTTCGACGGGTCGGCGATCGAAGGCTTCGCGCGGGTGTACGAGGCCGACATGATCGCCAAGCCGGACCCGTCCACCTTCCAGGTGCTGCCCTGGCGCTCGGAGTCGCCGGGCGTCGGGCGGATGTTCTGCGACATCCTGATGCCGGACGGGGCGCCGAGCTTCGCCGACCCCCGCTACGTGCTGAAGCGGGCGCTGTCGCGGGCCGCCGACCTCGGGTTCACCTTCTACACGCACCCCGAGATCGAGTTCTTCCTGCTCAACGACAAGCCGGAGGACGGCAGCGAGCCCGAGCCCGCCGACTCCGGCGGCTACTTCGACCACACCCCGCACAGCGCCGCGCACGACTTCCGGCGCAACGCGATCATGATGCTGGAGGCCATGGGCATCTCGGTGGAGTACAGCCACCACGAGGGCGCCCCCGGCCAGCAGGAGATCGACCTGCGGTACGCCGACGCGCTCACCACCGCCGACAACATCATGACGTTCCGGCTGGTGATGAAGGAGGTCGCGCTGGAGCAGGGCGTCAACGCGTCCTTCATGCCGAAGCCGTTCACCGAGCACCCCGGCTCCGGCATGCACACCCACATGTCGCTGTTCGAGGGCGACCGCAACGCCTTCTACGAGCCGGGCGCGGAGTTCAAGCTGTCCAAGGTCGGGCGGGCGTTCATCGCCGGGCTGCTGCGGCACTCCGCGGAGATCACCGCGGTCTGCAACCAGTGGGTCAACTCCTACAAGCGGCTGTGGGGCAACGTCGGCTCGGCCGCCGGCGCCGGGGGAGAGGCCCCGTCCTACATCTGCTGGGGCCACAACAACCGGTCGGCGCTGGTCCGCGTCCCGATGTACAAACCGCACAAGGGCCACTCCACCCGGATCGAGTTCCGGTCGCTGGACACGGCCGCGAACCCCTACCTGGCGTTCGCGGCGATCCTCGGCGCCGGGCTGAAGGGCATCGAGGAGGGCTACGAGCTGCCGCCGGGCGCCGAGGACGACGTCTGGGCGCTGACCGTCGCCGAGCGGCGCGCCCTCGGCATCGAGCCGCTGCCGCAGAACCTGGACGAGGCGATCCACGCGATGGAGCGCAGCGAGCTGGTCGCCGACGTCCTCGGCGAGCACGTGTTCGACTTCTTCCTGCGCAACAAGAGGCAGGAGTGGGAGGACTACCGGCGCCAGGTGACCGAGTTCGAGCGCAAGCGCCTGCTGGCCGTGCTCTAG
- a CDS encoding bifunctional [glutamine synthetase] adenylyltransferase/[glutamine synthetase]-adenylyl-L-tyrosine phosphorylase, which yields MTESRTPERRSSLAGRLARLGFTDAARAEWLLRDAERGTGAPPGADLLDALGGTADPDLALDGLLRLFAAADEHGEGAGLRAALAAEPGTRERLTAVLGVSAALGDHLARHPGHWRVLRDGWAPPPGGPRDELLAAVGADPADAEPVAGADDALVALRVAYRRRVLALAGRDLIGAADVAAVAAELADLASAALEAGLAIARAAVPEHATCRLAVIGMGKCGARELNYVSDVDVVFVAEARGAGETGDGHDEDAALRTATRLASAMMRACSASTEEGALWEVDAALRPEGKAGPLVRTLASHRAYYERWAKTWEFQALLKARPVAGDAELGARYLDMATPVVWRAAEGESFVEDVQDMRRRVETDLNRRTADSERQLKLGPGGLRDVEFSVQLLQLVHGRADDTLRARATLDALAALSQGGYVGRDDAAALASAYRFLRRVEHLVQLHRLRRTHLVPDDADGLRRLGRALGLRTDPVGEFTALWRRHAREVRRIHEKLFYRPLLRAVARLPGEEARLTPEAARTRLEALGYADPAGALRHIEALTAGVSRRAAIQRTLLPVMLGWFADAPDPDAGLLGFRQVSDALGTTPWYLRLLRDEVTVAERMAWVLGSSRYATDLLLRAPEAVALLGGGEDDLAPRPCAALSAEALAAVRRYERPAGGSGGPSPQSGGAEGGRPAEEAVGVVRGLRRRELFRVAVADLLGLADVRTVGDALTGIATVTVDAALRTAVHKIELETREPLPTRLAVVAMGRFGGHELGYGSDADVMFVHDPLPGADEAAAGRAAHAAAEELRRLLALPAPDPPLVIDPNLRPEGRQGPLVRTLASYAAYYARWSEPWEAQALLRADPLIGDPGLRERFRALIDPVRWPEGGIGEDAVRQIRRLKARMESERLPRGVERRLHTKLGPGGLADVEWVAQLLQLQHAHDVPGLRTTRTLDALDAAVGARLLDAADAEVLAESWCLATRIRGAVMLVRGRASDLLPTDHHRERSAVTRVLGYPGTGDLLEDYRRCTRRARAVVDRVFYGAD from the coding sequence GTGACCGAGTCGCGCACTCCCGAACGCCGCTCCTCCCTCGCCGGACGCCTCGCGCGGCTCGGCTTCACCGACGCGGCGCGGGCCGAGTGGCTGCTGCGGGACGCCGAGCGCGGCACCGGCGCGCCGCCCGGCGCCGACCTGCTCGACGCGCTCGGCGGCACCGCCGACCCCGACCTCGCCCTGGACGGGCTGCTGCGCCTGTTCGCCGCGGCCGACGAGCACGGCGAGGGCGCCGGGCTGCGCGCGGCCCTCGCCGCCGAGCCGGGGACGCGGGAGCGGCTGACCGCCGTGCTCGGCGTGAGCGCCGCCCTCGGCGACCACCTGGCGCGGCACCCCGGCCACTGGCGGGTGCTGCGCGACGGCTGGGCGCCGCCGCCCGGCGGCCCCCGGGACGAGCTGCTGGCCGCGGTCGGCGCCGACCCCGCCGACGCGGAGCCCGTGGCCGGGGCCGACGACGCGCTCGTCGCGCTGCGCGTCGCCTACCGCCGGCGGGTGCTCGCGCTCGCCGGCCGCGACCTCATCGGCGCGGCCGACGTCGCCGCGGTCGCCGCCGAGCTGGCCGACCTCGCGTCCGCCGCGCTGGAGGCGGGCCTCGCGATCGCGCGCGCCGCCGTCCCCGAGCACGCGACGTGCCGGCTCGCCGTGATCGGCATGGGCAAGTGCGGCGCCCGCGAGCTGAACTACGTCAGCGACGTCGACGTGGTCTTCGTGGCGGAGGCGCGGGGCGCCGGCGAGACCGGCGACGGGCACGACGAGGACGCCGCGCTGCGCACCGCGACCCGGCTCGCGTCCGCGATGATGCGGGCCTGCTCGGCCAGCACCGAGGAGGGCGCGCTCTGGGAGGTGGACGCGGCGCTGCGCCCCGAGGGCAAGGCCGGCCCGCTGGTGCGGACCCTCGCCAGCCACCGCGCCTACTACGAGCGGTGGGCCAAGACCTGGGAGTTCCAGGCGCTGCTGAAGGCCCGGCCCGTCGCGGGCGACGCCGAGCTCGGCGCCCGCTACCTCGACATGGCCACCCCCGTGGTATGGCGGGCGGCCGAGGGCGAGAGCTTCGTCGAGGACGTCCAGGACATGCGGCGCCGCGTCGAGACCGACCTGAACCGGCGCACCGCCGACTCCGAGCGGCAGCTCAAGCTCGGGCCCGGCGGCCTGCGCGACGTCGAGTTCTCGGTGCAGCTGCTGCAGCTCGTGCACGGCCGCGCCGACGACACGCTGCGCGCCCGCGCGACCCTCGACGCGCTGGCCGCGCTGTCGCAGGGGGGCTACGTCGGGCGCGACGACGCGGCGGCGCTGGCCTCGGCGTACCGGTTCCTGCGGCGGGTGGAGCACCTCGTCCAGCTGCACCGGCTGCGCCGCACCCATCTCGTCCCGGACGACGCCGACGGCCTGCGCCGCCTCGGCCGCGCCCTCGGCCTGCGCACCGACCCCGTCGGGGAGTTCACCGCGCTGTGGCGGCGGCACGCCCGGGAGGTCCGCCGCATCCACGAGAAGCTGTTCTACCGACCGCTGCTGCGGGCGGTGGCGCGGCTGCCGGGGGAGGAGGCGCGGCTCACCCCCGAGGCCGCCCGGACCCGGCTGGAGGCGCTCGGCTACGCCGACCCGGCGGGCGCGCTGCGGCACATCGAGGCGCTGACGGCGGGCGTGTCGCGGCGCGCCGCGATCCAGCGGACGCTGCTGCCGGTGATGCTCGGCTGGTTCGCCGACGCGCCCGACCCGGACGCGGGCCTGCTCGGGTTCCGGCAGGTCAGCGACGCGCTCGGCACGACGCCCTGGTACCTGCGGCTGCTGCGCGACGAGGTGACCGTCGCCGAGCGGATGGCGTGGGTGCTCGGCTCCAGCCGGTACGCCACCGACCTGCTGCTGCGCGCGCCCGAGGCGGTCGCGCTGCTCGGCGGCGGCGAGGACGACCTCGCCCCGCGCCCCTGCGCGGCGCTGTCCGCCGAGGCCCTGGCGGCGGTCCGGCGCTACGAAAGGCCTGCCGGGGGGTCTGGGGGGCCGTCCCCCCAGAGCGGCGGTGCCGAGGGCGGGCGGCCGGCCGAGGAGGCGGTCGGCGTGGTGCGCGGGCTGCGGCGCCGGGAGCTGTTCCGGGTCGCGGTCGCCGACCTGCTCGGCCTGGCCGATGTCCGGACGGTCGGGGACGCCCTCACCGGCATCGCCACCGTCACGGTCGACGCCGCGCTGCGCACCGCCGTGCACAAGATCGAGCTGGAGACGCGGGAGCCACTGCCGACCCGCCTCGCCGTCGTCGCGATGGGCCGGTTCGGCGGGCACGAGCTCGGCTACGGCAGCGACGCCGACGTGATGTTCGTGCACGACCCGCTGCCCGGCGCCGACGAGGCCGCCGCCGGGCGCGCCGCGCACGCCGCCGCCGAGGAGCTGCGCCGGCTGCTCGCGCTGCCCGCCCCCGACCCGCCGCTGGTGATCGACCCGAACCTGCGCCCGGAGGGGCGGCAGGGGCCGCTCGTCCGGACCCTCGCGTCCTACGCCGCCTACTACGCCCGCTGGTCGGAGCCGTGGGAGGCGCAGGCGCTGCTGCGCGCCGACCCGCTGATCGGCGATCCGGGGCTGCGCGAGCGGTTCCGCGCGCTGATCGACCCGGTCCGCTGGCCGGAGGGCGGCATCGGCGAGGACGCCGTCCGGCAGATCCGGCGGCTGAAGGCGCGGATGGAGTCCGAGCGGCTGCCGCGCGGCGTCGAGCGCCGGCTGCACACCAAGCTCGGGCCGGGCGGCCTCGCCGACGTGGAATGGGTCGCGCAGCTCCTGCAGCTCCAGCACGCCCACGACGTCCCGGGGCTGCGCACCACCCGGACGCTGGACGCGCTGGACGCCGCCGTCGGGGCCCGGCTCCTGGACGCGGCCGACGCCGAGGTCCTCGCGGAGTCGTGGTGCCTGGCGACCCGCATCCGGGGAGCCGTCATGCTGGTGCGGGGCCGCGCGTCCGACCTGCTGCCCACCGACCACCACCGGGAGCGCAGCGCCGTCACCCGCGTCCTCGGCTATCCCGGCACGGGGGACCTGCTGGAGGACTACCGGCGCTGCACCCGCCGCGCGCGCGCCGTCGTCGACCGCGTGTTCTACGGCGCCGACTGA